The following proteins are encoded in a genomic region of Oryza brachyantha chromosome 11, ObraRS2, whole genome shotgun sequence:
- the LOC102711102 gene encoding putative calmodulin-like protein 2 — protein MEQLSKEQIAEFREAFSLFDKDGDGTITSKELGTVMGSLGQQPTEAELQEMVAEVDADGSGSIDFDEFLSLLARKLRDTEAEDDIRDAFRVFDKDQNGFITADELRHVMTNLGDRISDDELAEMLHEADGDGDGQIDYNEFVKLMMAKRRQNMMDGHGSGGHRSNRSDRKSGCCGPSSSCTIL, from the exons ATGGAGCAACTGAGCAAGGAGCAGATCGCCGAGTTCCGGGAGGCATTCAGCCTTTTCGACAAAGATGGGGACG GGACGATCACGAGCAAGGAGCTGGGGACGGTGATGGGGTCGCTGGGGCAGCAGCCGACGGAGGCGGAGCTGCAGGAGATGGTGGCGGAGGTGGACGCCGACGGGAGCGGGAGCATCGACTTCGACGAGTTCCTGAGCCTCCTCGCGCGCAAGCTCCGCGACACCGAGGCCGAGGACGACATCCGCGACGCCTTCCGCGTCTTCGACAAGGACCAGAACGGCTTCATCAccgccgacgagctccgccACGTCATGACCAACCTCGGCGACCGCATCTccgacgacgagctcgccgAGATGCTCCAcgaggccgacggcgacggcgatggccagATCGACTACAACGAGTTCGTCAAGCTCATGATGGCAAA GCGAAGGCAGAATATGATGGATGGTCATGGAAGCGGAGGTCACCGGTCGAATCGCTCCGACCGGAAATCCGGCTGCTGCGGCCCCTCATCCTCATGTACCATCCtctga
- the LOC102722436 gene encoding glutamate-rich WD repeat-containing protein 1 produces the protein MGRKVKSKRIKRTAPKKAEVASSSLPAVPSGPARVWQPGVDELEEGEELQFDPEAYNYIRGFNIGWPCLSFDIVRDQLGLVRSEFPHTLYGIAGTQAERAPWNYIGIFKICNINGKKREPIPASAVDGGSDMDSESSSDEEDEAVNEDTMPILHLKKVAHAGCVNRIRAMTQEPHLCATWGDTGHVQVWDFSSFLNSLAESGAVAHNEEDRIHNHVPVKIFGGHKDEGYAIDWSPLVTGRLVSGDCNKCIHLWEPTSNSWNVDTKPFVGHSASVEDLQWSPTEADIFASCSVDKTISIWDIRTGKKPCIVVKAHNSDVNVISWNRLASCMIASGCDDGSFSIRDLRLIKDDSLVAHFEYHKQPITSVEWSPHEPSTLAVSSADHQLTIWDLSLEKDAEEEAEFREKMKEQANAPEDLPPQLLFVHQGQKDLKELHWHPQIPSMIVSTAGDGFNMLMPSNIDTTIREADT, from the exons ATGGGTCGCAAGGTCAAATCCAAGAGGATTAAGAGGACCGCGCCCAAG AAAGCTGAAGTTGCATCGTCTTCTCTTCCTGCGGTGCCTTCTGGCCCAGCCAGG GTATGGCAACCTGGTGTGGATGAACTGGAAGAGGGGGAGGAACTCCAGTTTGATCCTGAGGCTTACAATTATATCCGAGGGTTTAACATTGGTTGGCCATGCTTGAG CTTTGATATTGTGCGTGATCAACTTGGGCTTGTTCGATCAGAGTTCCCACATACATTATACGGCATTGCTGGAACTCAG GCTGAGAGGGCTCCATGGAATTATATCGGCATTTTCAAGATTTGCAACATAAATGGGAAGAAGCGGGAACCTATACCAGCCTCAGCAGTTGATGGCGGCAGTGATATGGACAGTGAAAGTAGTAGtgatgaagaagatgaagcAGTTAATGAAGATACAATGCCCATTTTACAT CTAAAAAAAGTGGCTCATGCGGGGTGTGTAAATAGGATACGCGCAATGACTCAGGAACCACATCTATGTGCAACTTGGGGAGACACAGGTCATGTTCAG GTATGGGATTTCAGTTCCTTCCTTAATTCATTAGCAGAGTCTGGAGCAGTTGCACACAATGAAGAAGACAGAATCCATAATCACGTACCTGTGAAAATATTTGGTGGCCATAAAGATGAAGGCTATGCAATTGATTGGAGTCCACTTGTTACTGGAAGGCTTGTTTCTG GTGATTGCAATAAATGCATCCACCTGTGGGAGCCGACTTCAAACAGTTGGAATGTCGATACAAAACCATTTGTTGGGCACTCTGCAAGTGTTGAAGATTTGCAG TGGAGTCCCACAGAAGCCGACATATTTGCCTCTTGTTCAGTTGACAAAACAATATCTATCTGGGATATACGGACAGGGAAGAAACCCTGTATTGTTGTTAAGGCTCACAATTCTGACGTGAATGTCATCTCATGGAACCG GCTTGCTAGCTGTATGATAGCTTCAGGATGTGATGATGGAAGTTTCTCAATTCGTGATCTAAGATTAATCAAG GATGATTCCTTGGTAGCCCATTTTGAATATCACAAGCAACCAATTACATCTGTGGAATGGAGCCCACATGAACCATCAACATTAGCTGTATCATCAGCTGACCATCAACTGAC AATTTGGGATCTTTCATTGGAAAAAGATGCTGAAGAGGAGGCAGAGTTCAGGGAGAAGATGAAAGAACAGGCAAATGCTCCTGAAGATTTGCCCCCGCAACTTCTCTTTGTTCATCAG GGCCAGAAAGACTTGAAAGAATTGCACTGGCACCCACAGATACCTAGTATGATCGTATCTACGGCAGGTGATGGATTCAATATGTTGATGCCCAGCAACATCGATACAACCATTCGAGAAGCTGACACGTAG